The genome window CACCCGGAGACAATATGGGAGCGCCTGCATTAAGCCAGAAAGGCAGGCTGCTGAATACAAATTATTCGTTTTATACCATACTGCATGCCTCAGCAGTTCCGTATACAAACATCAGTTCTGATTCTGATGATCCTCTTCAGCCGAGAATAACGTATATAGGAACTGAAACAAGAATCCCCAGCCCCGGCAGTGGAGAAGATCCATACGGAAGTAAAAACTACTGGGCAATGCGCGGAGGGTATTCGGATAAATACCCAAGACCCGGCACGCATCCCGGTACGCATCACGGCATAATGAATGACGAACAGGGAAGCCCCGATTTTTCAGCGTTTCCTGCCGGAACGGTTCAGGCAGTTAACTCAAAGAATTTCAGCAGTTTTGGCCCGTATACACTCGCGCCGGGAGAAAAACTCCGCTTTGTATATGCAGTCGGCATAGCCGGCATTGGCGCGCAGGCAGCAAAAGAGATCGGAGAGAAATGGTTGGCCGGAACTCTTACCAACCCGCCCAATATGCCGGACGCGAATACCGGATGGCTTCCCTCAAACTTTGCATTTCCTTCAGATGCAACGGAAATGGATAAGATGAAAGCCCGGTGGATCAGCATGGGGCGCGACTCTGTGATGCTGAGTGCATGGAGAGCAAAATGGAATTTCATGAATAACTATCAGATCCCACAGGCGCCTCCGCCTCCGTCACACTTCAGCGTTACCGGATATGGTGATGGTGTTGAGCTTCGCTGGCGGAATGCAGAAGGTGAGGCAAGAGGGGATTTCGCGGGTTATCTGATTATGCGCCGCGTGTCAAACACTGATACCATCTTTTATCAGGAGATATACAACTCAGACGCGTCGGATAAGGCATCTGAGCATATTTACAAAGACCAGCAGGTAGTGCCGGGCGCTCAGTATTACTATTATATACAGACAAAGGCACTCATCGCCGCGAATGACCCCCTGGCTGATCCGACCACCCGCGGTAAAATGATGTACAGCGGAAGATCGTATATTCCAAATGTATCCTTTATCAATCCCCCCCGCTTTTCAACCGATGATATGAGCCGGATCCGCATTGTGCCGAATCCCTACAATATTAATGACCCCCTGCTGAAAGTGTATGGCTACACGGATCAGCGCGGCATCAACTTTTTTAACCTGCCGCAGAAGGTTACTATAAAAATCTATACGGAGAACGGCGATCTGGTGCAAACCATCAATCATGACAGCCCGGAACGCGCGGGATCTCTTACCTGGGATATGATTACCGCATCGCAGCAGGTAATCAGCAGCGGTGTATATATAGCGGTGTTTCAGCGGCCGGACGGTGCCACTGCCTATCATAAATTTGTGGTGGTAAGGTAAGAAAGGAGACGATTATGAAAAAATCTGCAGTACTGCTTTTATTCTTACTGATTCTCTCACCCGCTGAGGAGGTTAACAGCCAGGTTGCTCTGAACAAGGTGGCACAGAGTACCATGAATTTTCTTCTGGTCAGCACCTCCCCTCGTGCAGCAGCCCTGGGCGATGCGTATACATCGCATGTAAACGGTGTTGACGGCATGTGGTATAATCCGGCAGGGCTCGCCGGCATGACCACTGAGTTCGGTGCGTCGGTTCATTATACCGGATGGATAGCTGATATCAACTATCTGAGCGGCGGCGCGGCATGGAATCTGGGCAATTATGGTGTTCTGGGCGTTAATCTCCTGACGGTTGATTACGGCACGATAATCGGAACCAGTCTGCTTACTGCTGCTGAAAGTAATCTGTATCCCCTTGGATATAAAGACAACGGAAATCTGAGCAATATCGGGGCCTATGCAATCGGAATATCATATGCTAAGGAGATATCAAAGGAATTCTCTGCCGGCGGTACGGTTAAATACGCAGGGCAGTCTCTTGGTTCAAGTCTGGTTGAGGCGGGGATGAAAGATAACGATGCAGCAAAACTGGTTTTTGATCTGGGTGTGCGCTATAAGACTTCCTTTAAGGGATTCTCTTTTGGCATGTCAATCAGAAACTTTGCATCAAATATCAAGCGGGAGGAGATAGACGAACAGCTTCCGTTGATATTTGCCCTTGGAGGATCAATCAATTTAATGGAATTTATCGATGAGAAGAGCAGTGATCTGCTTTTTCTTACAACGGACTTTCTTCACCAGAACAATTATTCTGAGAGAGTGAACGCCGGAGTTGAGTATCTGTTTAAGGAGATGTTTGCACTCAGGGCAGGATATCAGTCAAACCGTGATCTGGCCTCATGGTCAGGCGGAGCGGGTTTCAGATACCAACTGTATGACTACGATGTAGAAGTGGATTATTCTTACAGCCGTTTTGAAGTATTCAACAGCGTAAACCGTCTTTCACTGGCTTTTTATTTTTAATGAAATCTGATCCGATACAGAGCATAAGCTCAGGAGAAGCGAGGCAATAATGAAATTACGGTTATTAACAGCAGCGTTAGTATTCCTGGGTGCAGGTCAGACCGCTGCGCAAAGTGCATCAGTTGTATATCCGCTTACAAGCACTTCGGGCGGAGTACCGGTAATAACCGGTGCTGTTACCGCCCGGAATGAAAGTTTTTCCGGATTGGTTATTAATAATTATACCGGTCCTAACTCCAGCCAGAGAGTGACTACCACCAACGGAAGCTGGCCGGGCGAAACCGGGCAGGTCAGTGAGAGATATATACAGTTTGCCGTCAGTCCCGCTGCCGGACAGAATTTCACCGTTACAGGCATTTCAATGAAGATCGGCGCCGCAGGCGGCGGAAATATGCGGGCCAATATCAGAATAGCATCCGATTCAACTTTTGACTCTTCAACACTGCTGAACGCATCACCTTTAGTGCTTCCGAGCGGTTCCTTTATTTCCCCTGCCCCGGACTATTCAGTTCAGCAGACCATCTATGATGGAGAAACGCTCTATCTGAGAATATACCCCTGGTACACTTCGGCCTCCACCGGGAAATATGTGTGTCCGCAGGATGTAACTGTGCAGGGAACCACGGCAGGCGCGTCGGTTATTCAGGTGACACCGGCTTCACTGCCGCTGTTCGGCGCGGTAGTTGCCGGCACGAATTCAGCATCAGCGGTATATACGGTATCCGGAAGCGCGCTCACCGGTGATGTCAGCGTGACTGCTCCGGTACATTTTCAGGTCAGCAGTGATAACCTGAATTTCGCTGAAAGTCTCATCCTGCAGCAGAGCGGCGGTGTGCTCAGCGGAACTCCGGTTTATGCAAGATTTTCTCCGGCATCTGCAGCCGGGACAGTCAGCGGATTTATAACTCATTCAAGCTCAAATGCCGGAACTAAAACTGTTCAGGCCGGCGGTATTGCCATTGCGCAGGAACCAACCGTGCAGTCTGCCATTACTTTTGGTGAGGTAATGGGCAACTCAATCGTTGTAAATTTTTCTGGCGGAAACGGTGCAAAGCGGGTTATTGCGGTAAGAAAAGATTCGGCTGTGTCTTGGGTTCCCGCAGACGGAACCATTATCACCGGTGTTAGCAGCAATTATCTTAGCGCGGAAGATAAAGGCAACGGCAATAAGGTTATTTATAACGGACCGGGCGGGCAGGTTACCGTAACGGGACTTTCAAGCAATGTGCTTTATCACTTTGCATTGTTTGAGTATAATGAAGGAACCGGAAATTCCGCTAATTACCTCATTGCAGCGCAGAGCACAGGATCGCAGACAACGCTCGCGGTGCCGACTATCACGCTTAACCCTGCTGATCTTGCGTTTGGAAATGTAGGTGTTGGTATATATTCACCGGAAAAGAGCTATACGGTATCAGCCGCAACGCTTTCACCATCCTCAGGGGTGATAACAATGAACGCTCCGGCCGGGTATCAGATATCCCTGGCTTCCGGCAGCGGGTTTTCCTCATCAGTAAATCTTCCTTACAGCGACGGCTCCCTGGCGGTAACAACGGTATATGTCAGGTTCATGGCTTCTGCTCTTGTATCTTATGCGGGAGAAATCACCCACACCGGGGGATCGGCTCCGGCACAGTCAGTCACAGTTTCCGGTGCGGGTATGATACCGAACGCACAGCAGGCTGCCGATATTATTGTTTCTGAGGACGGTACGGGTAATTTCACAACCATACAGGAAGCGATTAACTCAAGACCTGCCAACAACAGCGTCATGAAAGTTATCCTTGTTAAAAAAGGAACTTATAACGAAAAAATTTATATATCCAACAGCAATATCACTCTGGTTGGGGAAGACCGTTATGAAAGCAGGATTATCTATGCTGAACTCCGCTCCCTCTGGCACACCACCAGCGGGGGAAGCGACTGGGGTGCAGCCACGGTGAATATTAATAATGGCGTAACCAATCTCACGCTTGCCAATCTGACCATATATAATAACTACGGTTCGTTATACGGAAGCACTGACCATCAGTTTGCCATCCGGGGCGCCTCTGCTGACAGAATAAGCATTATTAACTGCGATATTAAAGCTGACGGGGGTGATACACATTCATTATGGAATGCTGCCACCGGGAAATCTTATCACTATAACTGTTACTTTGAGGGATATGTGGATTTTGTCTGCCCCCGGGGATGGTCATATATAAGCGACAGCCGTTTTTATCAGCGCAGTGCATCCGCCAGCGCGAGCATCTGGCATGACGGCAGTTCAAGCCAGAATGCAAAGTTTGTGATCCGGAATTCCCGGTTTGAGGGGGTTCCCAATTTTGCTCTTGGCCGTCATCATCAGGAGGCACAGTTCTTCCTGCTTGATAACTCATTCTCTTCCGCGATGAAGAATCAGCCGATTTTCTTCGCTGCGTCCAATCCGCCTATAACCCTGCAGTGGGGGCAGCGATACTATTATTTTAATAACCACCGCGATTCGGGAGATTACCCATGGCATAGCGATAATCTTGACTCTGCAGCTGGTTCGCCTCTCCCCGAACAGATAACAGCTGAGTGGACTTTTTCCACCGCGCCGGCGGTATGGAATCCGGAAGCAAATTTTCCGCGGGTACTGCCCAATGCTGAATTCCCCAAGCCGGAAAGAAGAAAAACCGGAGTGATGAGGAATAATCTGCAGCTCAGTTTTGTGCCGGGCAGAAGAGCGGCCTCACATCACATCTATTTCGGAACAGTTAATCCGCCGCCATATATTACCACCGTTACAGGAAACAGTTTTGTGCCTCCCGGCGTGGAAGATACCACAATCTACTACTGGAGAGCGGATGCAGTCAGCCAGTTTGATACGGTACGCGGAGAAGTATGGTCTTTCAGAACTGGTATTGACAGCACTATTCCTGTTGAACTTACATCATTCACTGCATCTGTTTCCGGGAAAAAAGTGAATCTGGAATGGATAACGGCTACCGAAACAAATAACCGTGGTTTTTACATTGAACGAAAAACAGAAAATAGCGGGTGGGAGAAAATAGGATACGTCCCTGGTAAGGGGACAGTAACTTACCGCTCTGTTTATACATGGACAGATGATGCTTCTTCTGCCGGTGCACAAATTCTTTGGTACCGCCTGAGGCAGATTGATTTCGACGGAACTTCGGTGTACCTGAAGGAAGTAAAAGCCGATATCGGTAAACCTGGTTCTTATCAGCTTCATCAGAATTTCCCTAATCCGTTTAATCCTGCAACAAAAATAAAGTTTGAGATCCCTGAGAGCGGGAATACCGAAAGAAAAGTGTCACTTAAAATATATGATTCGCTTGGCAGGGAAGTAAAAACGCTCTTTGACGAAGAAAAAGGGGCGGGATATTATGAAATTGATTTTGCGGATGGAGCGCTGCTTGCAAGCGGTATCTATTTTTATCAGCTCCGTTCCGATGAATTTGTCCAGACCCGTAAAATGACTCTCATACGGTAATTTTTCAGATATATAACTCATAACAAACAATAAGTAAGGAGTTCCCATGAAACGACTTCTACAACTCAGCACCCTTCTGCTGATGATTACAGCGCTGAGCTTTAACGCACAGGCGCAGTATATGCAGATAGATTTCACGCAGGCACTGACTGCGGGAAATGAGGGGGGCGGAACAATTATCAGTAATGCCGGCGTAACGGTTGATACCAATTACGTCAGCAGCACACTTCCGGTTCCGCAGAAGTTTACATTTTTATCCACCAATAATATTGCCGCGAATATCTCCATCACCGGTGACGGTGTTATGCGGATGAAACGCGTTGGCAGCGGAACGATCTATGTGGTTAAAAATGATAATTTTAGCGGACCGCCTTCTGCGGTGATGGTCAGTTTTGACTTCAATGCAGATACGACCAGCGGAACATCAAACACGGCTATTCAGGTTATGATTGGCCAGAACTTTACCAATTCGAATGTTGAACCTGCTCTTGCTGATAAATATGCCCGGTTTTACATCGGTCCGAAAAGCCCGACCGGCACACCCGGTGCGTGGGCGGTTTCGGCAACCGGTACTTCATCTACCTCATCATTTAACTCAACGCAGAAAATCACCTGGATATTAAACAGAGGTACGGAGAGTAAGATCTATACTGCTCCCGGCGGCAGCACTGATACGGTTGCAAGCAATAAGTATGATTTATTTGTCGGCAATGTTCGGGAACTTAATGATGTGGATGCCACCACAGCAGCCGCTGTAATGGAAGATTTTGAAATCAGAATCGGCGGCGGCAGCGGAACTTATTCAATTGATAACCTGCTGATTCAGGATATACCAGCCTCAGGTACGGCTCCAACGGTTACAACAGGTTCCATAACTGATGTTACAGCAACATCGGCCGGCGGCGGCGGAACAGTTACTGATTCAGGCAGCGCATCAGTTACCGCGCGCGGTGTGGTCTGGAGTACAAACCAGAATCCGACTACTGCTGATAACAAGACTGAAGACGGTACAGGAACGGGCTCATTCACGAGCACATTAACCGGTCTGACAGCTTCCACAATGTATTATGTGAGAGCATACGCTACTAATTCTGCCGGTACAGCATATGGCAATGAGGTGTCGTTTACGACCTCTGCTGCTGCTCCGGTAATCACACTCGCAAGTACTGATCCTGCCGTCCCCGCTGGTTCGATAAATATCAGTTCTGAGAGAAACATGATATACCGTTTTACACTTGCAGTGACAACAGCAAATGCACAGCTCACTTCAGTAACATTTAACACAACAGGAACGTTTGCGGGAGGTGACTGGTCAGCCTTTTCTCTGTTCTACAATACAACGGATGACTTTGCAACCGCATCGCAGTTAGGGACATCCATTGTTCCTACCGTACGGAGCTGGAGTTTCTCAAATCTTACACTGACAATTACTGCGGGAGCAACAGGATATTTCTGGATTACGGTAAATGTTCCGGCAAATGCTGTTTCAGGAAATACAATCGGAGTTGCTGCAATCACCGGTTCAAATCTTACATTTGCGTCGGGTACCGCAACGGGTACAGCTTTCGCTGGCGGCCTGCAGACAATTATTGGCGGATCTCTGCCGGGTGATTTTTTCAGAAGCGTTACGTCAGGTACATGGAATAATGCTGCAACATGGGAATCTTCATCTGACGGCAATTCCTGGATAGCTGCAACCCGTTCACCTGACTCAGCAAGCGCTGGTATATATGTCCGTCCCGGTCACAGCATTAACGTTGTATCAAGTGTGATCGTTGATCAGCTGCTGATTGACACCACCGCTGTAGTAGTTGTAGAGGGTTCACCGGTTGTTCTTACCATAGCTAACGGACCAACCACCCCGGATGCAGAAGTTCGCGGTACTCTCAAAGTAACCGGCACAGCAATAGCATCCCCCGGACCATTCTCTGTTTCTCTTTCAACTGATGCAGTGCTTGCTTTTGCCTCAACGGGTGTGTATGAACATAATCAAAATGCCGGCTCCATTCCTGTATCTGTCTGGAATAATGGCTCAACGCTGAAACTGACGGGTATTACTGCGAATTCACCGTCAAACGGCAATCAGAATTTTTATAATATTATCTGGGATTGTCCTGCGCAGACAGGCAACCTGAATCTTGGATGGAACGGAAATACCATCGGTGGTGATATAACGGTTGTGAATACCAATACAGGCCGCTGGCAGTTTTGTGCTCCGACCACAAACACTTCCGCTACAGTGACCATCATGGGCGATGTATATCTTCTTGCCGGAAATCTGACCACCAACGGTACAGGAAACGGCGGTACGACAATCATTATTGACCATTACGGTGATATCATTGTTACCGGCGGAAACCTTTCTATTGCACGCGGATCGCAGGGGGGCACCGGAACTTCTGACTGGATACTGCACAATGGAAATTTTACTATGTCCAACGCTGCCACACAGAACTCCAATGCACTGGGTGCGCGCTTCAGATTCAGCGGAACTAACCCCCAGTATCTGACACTTTCTAATATCACCTTTACCGGAGGAATGCCGGTTATTGTTGATTCAGGCGCAACTCTGCATCTTGGCAATTCTGTAATCGGAAGCAGCGGACTTTTTACCGTTAATGCAACAGCAGCACTGGGATCCAGCATGGCGCTTGGTATTGATGAAAATCTTCTGACCACAGGAACCAAGACACTCAGTACTGAAGCTACCTATATATATAACGGCACAGCCGGTCAGATTACCGGATTGCTGCTCCCCGCCACGGTAAAAAATCTTGTTCTCGATAACGGAGCAGGGGTATCACTCAGCGCTGATGTTGCGGTTACCGACACTCTGAAAATTATGAGCGGATTTTTGAATCTGAACGGCAAGAATGTTCAGTTCGGAACAACAGGTGCACTCCATGAAGCAGCGGGAACAACGGTAAAAGGTCTCGAAGGAGGACTCTTCGCGAGCAGAGATCTTAATGCACCGTCAGCCCTAAACGCAGCCGGACTTGGCGCGGTTGTTACCTCCGCAGCAAATCCCGGGGTTACACAGTTTGAGCGTTATCAGGCCCCAAAAACAGGTAATAATAACAGCAGTGTATTTCGCTCATACCGGATTGCTCCGTCAAATAATACCGGATTAAATGCCACACTCCGTTTTTATTATGATCAGTCTGAGCTAACCGGACTTACCGAACGAAATCTGATTGTTTTCAGATCTGAAACAGGACTAGCGAATTCATGGATACCTGTTGGCGGAACAGTTGATACGAATAATAATTATGTTGAAGTAAGCGGGGTAAACACATTTGCGTATTTTACTCTTGCTGATTCAGCCCTGCCAATACCGGTGGAACTGACTTCATTTGCAGTATCGGTAAGCAACAACCGTGCATCACTCCGCTGGTCAACCGCTTCAGAAACCAATAACAAAGGATTCGAAGTTGAACGTCTTGCCTCAAAGCTGAACAGTTCATGGGAAAAAATCGGATTTGTTCCAGGATCAGGCAACAGTGCGGTGGTAAAGAACTATTCATTCTCAGACAACACCCGCCTCTCGGGTAAATATACCTATCGCCTGAAGCAGATTGATTTTGACGGAACATTCTCCTACGGTCCTTCAGCAGAGGCGGATTTTGGCGTTCCGGCAGTTTACGGACTCAGCCAGAACTATCCTAATCCGTTTAATCCGTCAACTACCGTTGAATTCCAATTACCAGAGGTTTCAAAAGTAACCATTACGCTGTATGATATACTTGGAAATGAAGTAATGATTCTCCTTAATGAAACCAAAGAAGCAGGTTTCCATTCGGTTAACGTTAATCTGCATAATATGAGCAACGGTGTATATTACTATAAAATGAGCGCCGGATCGTTCTCGCAGGTTAAGAAAATGATTCTTATTAAATAATTACAAAGGAAAATAGTTATGAAACAGATCATCTATTTTCTCGTAGTCATTCTCAGCAGTACAGCACCCCTCGGGGTGCTGTACGCTCAGTCTGCGGGAGATTACCGCTCAGCCCTGACCGGGCAGTGGGGAAGCGCCGCTACATGGGAAATATATAATGGAACAGCGTGGGTTCCTGCCGCCGCGGCACCTGCCGGTTCTGAAAACATTACCGTGAAAGACACGGTATCTACCGGAGTCGCTGCAATTCTGATTTCAGGATATACAAAAGTGGAGGGAAACGGAGTAATTACTGTTGGTGATTCAGGCTCGGTGACATTTACACCTTCAGCCACCTATGAACATGCAAGAAATG of Ignavibacteriales bacterium contains these proteins:
- a CDS encoding PorV/PorQ family protein; protein product: MKKSAVLLLFLLILSPAEEVNSQVALNKVAQSTMNFLLVSTSPRAAALGDAYTSHVNGVDGMWYNPAGLAGMTTEFGASVHYTGWIADINYLSGGAAWNLGNYGVLGVNLLTVDYGTIIGTSLLTAAESNLYPLGYKDNGNLSNIGAYAIGISYAKEISKEFSAGGTVKYAGQSLGSSLVEAGMKDNDAAKLVFDLGVRYKTSFKGFSFGMSIRNFASNIKREEIDEQLPLIFALGGSINLMEFIDEKSSDLLFLTTDFLHQNNYSERVNAGVEYLFKEMFALRAGYQSNRDLASWSGGAGFRYQLYDYDVEVDYSYSRFEVFNSVNRLSLAFYF
- a CDS encoding T9SS type A sorting domain-containing protein; this translates as MKLRLLTAALVFLGAGQTAAQSASVVYPLTSTSGGVPVITGAVTARNESFSGLVINNYTGPNSSQRVTTTNGSWPGETGQVSERYIQFAVSPAAGQNFTVTGISMKIGAAGGGNMRANIRIASDSTFDSSTLLNASPLVLPSGSFISPAPDYSVQQTIYDGETLYLRIYPWYTSASTGKYVCPQDVTVQGTTAGASVIQVTPASLPLFGAVVAGTNSASAVYTVSGSALTGDVSVTAPVHFQVSSDNLNFAESLILQQSGGVLSGTPVYARFSPASAAGTVSGFITHSSSNAGTKTVQAGGIAIAQEPTVQSAITFGEVMGNSIVVNFSGGNGAKRVIAVRKDSAVSWVPADGTIITGVSSNYLSAEDKGNGNKVIYNGPGGQVTVTGLSSNVLYHFALFEYNEGTGNSANYLIAAQSTGSQTTLAVPTITLNPADLAFGNVGVGIYSPEKSYTVSAATLSPSSGVITMNAPAGYQISLASGSGFSSSVNLPYSDGSLAVTTVYVRFMASALVSYAGEITHTGGSAPAQSVTVSGAGMIPNAQQAADIIVSEDGTGNFTTIQEAINSRPANNSVMKVILVKKGTYNEKIYISNSNITLVGEDRYESRIIYAELRSLWHTTSGGSDWGAATVNINNGVTNLTLANLTIYNNYGSLYGSTDHQFAIRGASADRISIINCDIKADGGDTHSLWNAATGKSYHYNCYFEGYVDFVCPRGWSYISDSRFYQRSASASASIWHDGSSSQNAKFVIRNSRFEGVPNFALGRHHQEAQFFLLDNSFSSAMKNQPIFFAASNPPITLQWGQRYYYFNNHRDSGDYPWHSDNLDSAAGSPLPEQITAEWTFSTAPAVWNPEANFPRVLPNAEFPKPERRKTGVMRNNLQLSFVPGRRAASHHIYFGTVNPPPYITTVTGNSFVPPGVEDTTIYYWRADAVSQFDTVRGEVWSFRTGIDSTIPVELTSFTASVSGKKVNLEWITATETNNRGFYIERKTENSGWEKIGYVPGKGTVTYRSVYTWTDDASSAGAQILWYRLRQIDFDGTSVYLKEVKADIGKPGSYQLHQNFPNPFNPATKIKFEIPESGNTERKVSLKIYDSLGREVKTLFDEEKGAGYYEIDFADGALLASGIYFYQLRSDEFVQTRKMTLIR
- a CDS encoding T9SS type A sorting domain-containing protein; its protein translation is MKRLLQLSTLLLMITALSFNAQAQYMQIDFTQALTAGNEGGGTIISNAGVTVDTNYVSSTLPVPQKFTFLSTNNIAANISITGDGVMRMKRVGSGTIYVVKNDNFSGPPSAVMVSFDFNADTTSGTSNTAIQVMIGQNFTNSNVEPALADKYARFYIGPKSPTGTPGAWAVSATGTSSTSSFNSTQKITWILNRGTESKIYTAPGGSTDTVASNKYDLFVGNVRELNDVDATTAAAVMEDFEIRIGGGSGTYSIDNLLIQDIPASGTAPTVTTGSITDVTATSAGGGGTVTDSGSASVTARGVVWSTNQNPTTADNKTEDGTGTGSFTSTLTGLTASTMYYVRAYATNSAGTAYGNEVSFTTSAAAPVITLASTDPAVPAGSINISSERNMIYRFTLAVTTANAQLTSVTFNTTGTFAGGDWSAFSLFYNTTDDFATASQLGTSIVPTVRSWSFSNLTLTITAGATGYFWITVNVPANAVSGNTIGVAAITGSNLTFASGTATGTAFAGGLQTIIGGSLPGDFFRSVTSGTWNNAATWESSSDGNSWIAATRSPDSASAGIYVRPGHSINVVSSVIVDQLLIDTTAVVVVEGSPVVLTIANGPTTPDAEVRGTLKVTGTAIASPGPFSVSLSTDAVLAFASTGVYEHNQNAGSIPVSVWNNGSTLKLTGITANSPSNGNQNFYNIIWDCPAQTGNLNLGWNGNTIGGDITVVNTNTGRWQFCAPTTNTSATVTIMGDVYLLAGNLTTNGTGNGGTTIIIDHYGDIIVTGGNLSIARGSQGGTGTSDWILHNGNFTMSNAATQNSNALGARFRFSGTNPQYLTLSNITFTGGMPVIVDSGATLHLGNSVIGSSGLFTVNATAALGSSMALGIDENLLTTGTKTLSTEATYIYNGTAGQITGLLLPATVKNLVLDNGAGVSLSADVAVTDTLKIMSGFLNLNGKNVQFGTTGALHEAAGTTVKGLEGGLFASRDLNAPSALNAAGLGAVVTSAANPGVTQFERYQAPKTGNNNSSVFRSYRIAPSNNTGLNATLRFYYDQSELTGLTERNLIVFRSETGLANSWIPVGGTVDTNNNYVEVSGVNTFAYFTLADSALPIPVELTSFAVSVSNNRASLRWSTASETNNKGFEVERLASKLNSSWEKIGFVPGSGNSAVVKNYSFSDNTRLSGKYTYRLKQIDFDGTFSYGPSAEADFGVPAVYGLSQNYPNPFNPSTTVEFQLPEVSKVTITLYDILGNEVMILLNETKEAGFHSVNVNLHNMSNGVYYYKMSAGSFSQVKKMILIK